One segment of Clostridium ljungdahlii DSM 13528 DNA contains the following:
- a CDS encoding MerR family transcriptional regulator: protein MTSHKSELVSIGKFAQKSGVTLRTLRYYDKIGLLKPCAYTESGHRLYNVEDFGKLQKILTLKFIGLSLEDISKIMNYDLNQGDLKRSLQIQKKIMKEKIYHIEAVIKSIDEAVHMLDNDKELNWNKFINIISIVNTDQKWMEQYENASNLKARIRIHELFSTNKRGWMKWFFNQLNIPSKASILELGCGNGELWQKNLDKIPEGWDITLTDFSPGMLQDTKNNLGINSKRFTFKIADVQNIPYEDNSFDVVIANHVLYHVSDVDKSLSEIYRVLKPKGYFYASTVGKNHMKEMREIVKKYNFKNITTDSFNITESFQLENGLLKLSKWFKDVKMKRYSDNLKLTAASPLIDYIFSMPGNTKTTFDKDKLESFAEYLQSEINKNGYIYITKDTGFFESRK, encoded by the coding sequence ATGACTTCCCATAAATCAGAACTAGTAAGTATCGGCAAATTTGCCCAAAAATCAGGTGTTACCTTGAGGACTTTAAGATACTATGACAAAATAGGTCTTTTAAAACCCTGTGCCTATACTGAGTCTGGTCACCGATTATATAATGTTGAAGATTTCGGTAAACTTCAAAAAATACTTACTCTTAAATTTATAGGTCTTTCACTTGAGGATATATCTAAAATAATGAACTATGATTTAAATCAAGGTGATTTAAAGAGATCTCTCCAAATACAAAAAAAGATAATGAAAGAAAAAATATACCACATTGAAGCTGTAATAAAATCCATAGATGAAGCTGTGCATATGCTTGACAATGACAAAGAACTCAATTGGAACAAGTTTATAAACATAATAAGCATAGTAAATACAGATCAAAAGTGGATGGAACAATATGAAAATGCCTCTAACTTAAAAGCCAGAATAAGGATTCATGAACTTTTCAGCACAAATAAGCGAGGATGGATGAAATGGTTTTTTAATCAATTAAATATTCCTTCCAAAGCCTCTATTTTGGAACTTGGATGTGGTAATGGGGAGCTATGGCAAAAAAACTTAGATAAAATTCCTGAAGGTTGGGACATTACTCTTACTGATTTTTCCCCTGGAATGCTTCAGGATACAAAAAATAATTTAGGCATTAATTCAAAAAGATTTACATTTAAAATAGCAGATGTACAAAATATACCTTATGAGGACAATAGTTTTGATGTAGTGATAGCAAACCATGTATTATACCATGTAAGTGATGTAGACAAATCCCTTTCAGAGATTTATCGTGTTTTAAAACCTAAGGGCTATTTTTATGCCTCAACTGTAGGTAAAAATCATATGAAAGAAATGAGAGAAATCGTTAAAAAATATAACTTTAAGAATATAACTACAGATAGTTTTAATATTACAGAAAGTTTTCAACTTGAAAATGGTCTGTTAAAACTCTCTAAGTGGTTTAAAGATGTAAAAATGAAAAGATATAGTGATAACTTAAAGCTAACAGCTGCATCTCCTCTCATAGATTATATATTTTCTATGCCAGGCAATACAAAAACTACATTTGACAAAGATAAACTTGAATCCTTTGCAGAATACTTACAGTCTGAAATAAACAAAAATGGGTATATTTATATAACAAAAGATACTGGTTTTTTTGAAAGTAGAAAATAG
- a CDS encoding DegT/DnrJ/EryC1/StrS family aminotransferase yields MNKKIPFSPPDIGEAEINAVVEVLKSGWITTGPKCTEFENKVAEYCNSDKALAVNSNSAGLELVLKEFNIKAGDEVITTPYTYTATASAAIRRGIKPKLVDIEKNSFLIDLEKLADAITPKTKAIYTVDVAGVPIDYDAIRKILKDKNREDIIFVSDSAHSFGAKYKGKMVGSQADFHVFSFHAVKNFTTAEGGAITFNENDKFGKKDLYKDFKLESLHGQSKDALSKMQAGAWKYDIVTDGGKCNLTDIAAAIGLAQFPRYEEMLKKRKAIFDLYTKFLSEKDWAIIPFTKDAIRETSYHLYLLRIKDFSEDQRNEVIKSLAAKDIATNVHYTPLPMFTLYKNLGYDIKDYPNAYNHYANEISVPVYSLLKLEDAEYVVKELISAVEKVMK; encoded by the coding sequence ATGAATAAGAAAATACCATTCTCACCACCAGATATAGGTGAAGCCGAAATAAACGCAGTTGTAGAAGTTTTAAAATCAGGATGGATTACTACAGGTCCAAAATGTACTGAATTTGAAAATAAGGTTGCTGAATATTGTAATAGCGATAAAGCACTAGCTGTAAACAGTAATTCTGCTGGACTAGAACTTGTATTGAAGGAATTTAACATAAAAGCAGGAGATGAAGTCATAACTACTCCTTATACTTATACTGCAACAGCAAGTGCTGCTATACGTAGAGGAATAAAACCCAAGTTAGTAGATATAGAAAAAAATTCTTTCTTAATTGATTTAGAAAAATTGGCAGATGCTATAACACCTAAGACAAAAGCTATATATACAGTAGATGTTGCAGGAGTGCCTATAGACTACGATGCTATTCGCAAAATATTAAAGGATAAAAATCGTGAAGATATAATTTTTGTATCGGATTCCGCTCACTCTTTTGGTGCAAAATACAAAGGCAAAATGGTTGGTTCTCAAGCCGATTTCCATGTATTCTCATTTCACGCAGTAAAAAACTTCACTACTGCTGAAGGTGGTGCAATAACATTTAACGAGAATGATAAGTTTGGTAAAAAGGACTTATATAAGGACTTTAAGTTGGAATCCTTACATGGTCAATCAAAAGATGCTCTTTCCAAAATGCAGGCGGGTGCATGGAAATATGATATAGTTACAGATGGAGGTAAATGCAATTTAACTGATATAGCTGCAGCTATAGGTTTAGCACAATTCCCAAGATATGAAGAAATGCTAAAAAAACGTAAAGCTATATTCGATTTATATACTAAATTTTTAAGTGAAAAGGATTGGGCTATAATTCCGTTTACGAAAGATGCTATACGTGAAACTTCATACCACTTATATCTTCTTCGTATAAAAGACTTTAGTGAAGATCAAAGAAATGAAGTAATAAAATCCCTTGCGGCAAAAGATATAGCTACTAATGTTCACTATACTCCTTTGCCTATGTTTACACTTTACAAAAATTTAGGTTACGATATAAAAGATTATCCAAATGCATATAATCACTATGCAAATGAAATTTCTGTACCAGTTTATTCTCTTCTTAAATTGGAAGATGCAGAATATGTCGTTAAAGAATTAATTTCTGCTGTAGAAAAAGTCATGAAATAA
- a CDS encoding DegT/DnrJ/EryC1/StrS family aminotransferase produces the protein MKVNFFTPTREYLEKKEEFNKAISAVLESGSFIFGPQVSELEEEIKKYTGAKHAIAVASGTDALLVSSHALGFKDGDEIITSPFTFLASTSCIAKLNAKPVFVDVDEDTFNLDANKIEEKITSKTASILPIHLFSQMADMDKIMDIASKHNLSVLEDAAEAFGMQWGGSSSEYKHSGTIGDIGIYSFFPTKTLGGYGDGGMIVTNNDKLAETAKMLRVHGASKKYHYDYIGYNSRLDSIQAAVLLVKLKYIDNALKQRQKVADWYKERLADCDYIKLPTVKGNQKPVYYAFNTLVEKRDELAAYLKENEIGTSIYYPIPLHLQKCFDYLGYKKGDFPVAEKLSTKVLALPIYPEITEDEVNFVCETIKKFYTK, from the coding sequence ATGAAAGTTAATTTTTTTACACCTACAAGAGAATACTTAGAAAAGAAAGAAGAATTTAATAAGGCTATATCAGCTGTACTTGAAAGTGGAAGTTTTATATTTGGACCTCAAGTATCGGAACTTGAAGAAGAAATAAAAAAATATACAGGAGCAAAACATGCCATAGCTGTAGCTTCTGGAACAGATGCACTTTTAGTTTCTTCCCATGCACTTGGATTTAAAGATGGAGATGAAATTATAACTTCCCCTTTTACATTTTTAGCTTCAACTTCTTGTATAGCTAAATTAAATGCAAAACCAGTTTTTGTTGATGTAGATGAAGATACTTTTAATCTAGATGCAAATAAAATAGAAGAAAAAATAACTTCAAAAACTGCAAGTATATTACCAATACATCTTTTTTCACAGATGGCAGACATGGACAAAATAATGGATATAGCATCCAAACATAATTTAAGCGTTTTAGAAGACGCTGCAGAAGCTTTTGGTATGCAGTGGGGAGGTTCCTCAAGTGAATACAAACATTCTGGTACTATAGGAGATATTGGTATTTATTCATTTTTCCCAACAAAAACACTAGGTGGTTATGGCGACGGAGGCATGATAGTAACTAATAATGACAAGTTAGCTGAAACTGCTAAAATGCTTAGAGTACATGGTGCTTCTAAAAAATATCATTATGACTATATAGGATATAATTCAAGACTTGATTCTATTCAAGCTGCTGTACTTTTAGTTAAACTAAAGTATATAGACAATGCACTTAAGCAAAGACAAAAAGTAGCTGATTGGTACAAAGAAAGACTTGCTGATTGTGACTATATAAAACTTCCTACAGTTAAAGGAAATCAAAAACCAGTATACTATGCATTTAATACATTAGTAGAAAAAAGAGATGAACTTGCTGCATACTTAAAGGAAAATGAAATCGGAACTAGTATTTATTATCCAATCCCTCTTCATCTTCAAAAGTGTTTTGATTATTTAGGCTATAAGAAAGGTGATTTTCCTGTAGCTGAAAAACTTTCAACTAAAGTTTTAGCTCTTCCTATATACCCTGAAATAACTGAAGATGAAGTTAACTTTGTGTGCGAAACCATTAAAAAATTCTATACAAAATAA
- a CDS encoding D-glucuronyl C5-epimerase family protein, giving the protein MGEVSENEAQNILKNSRRLQNQKKYSKAIEGYNIVLENKNMSKSIINEAKICKLLAERKVPVLNKYSFLPEYMNIGKSGVDYYKSNKCNYTLYGEYNPVKKYFNYQPDWAYLESPSFKYDKNGIPMVKYNGKFYYNAVTICQYALYLYDGYIDTGANKDKFLNTADFLIKSIKKDGSLRYEFKFGYYECLNEGWASSMSQGQALSVFTRAHHLTKDSKYINAGQRVLKYLLTPVSEGGVMDNLGALDKSLEDKIFFQQYVGKTSTYTLNGYIFTLIGLYDWSSVHCPQNIYYSNVAKRYWNKGLLSLKYILPYYDIGNFTSYDLYHIIKNGPPSSSDFYHCIHIEEMNVLYNITGDEYYKDIRNMWMSYVKN; this is encoded by the coding sequence GTGGGTGAAGTATCTGAAAATGAAGCCCAAAACATACTAAAAAATAGTAGAAGATTGCAAAATCAAAAAAAATATTCAAAAGCTATAGAAGGATATAATATAGTTTTAGAAAATAAGAATATGTCTAAAAGTATTATAAACGAAGCAAAAATATGTAAGCTGCTGGCAGAGAGAAAAGTGCCTGTTTTGAATAAGTATTCTTTCCTCCCGGAGTATATGAATATTGGGAAAAGTGGTGTGGATTATTATAAAAGCAATAAGTGTAATTACACATTATATGGAGAATATAATCCTGTAAAAAAATATTTTAATTATCAGCCGGATTGGGCTTATCTTGAGTCACCTAGTTTTAAATATGATAAAAACGGTATACCCATGGTAAAATACAATGGCAAATTTTATTATAATGCAGTTACTATATGCCAATATGCACTTTATTTATATGATGGGTATATAGATACTGGAGCTAATAAAGATAAATTTTTAAATACAGCAGATTTTTTAATAAAGAGTATAAAAAAAGATGGATCTTTAAGATATGAGTTTAAATTTGGATATTATGAGTGCTTAAATGAAGGATGGGCTTCAAGTATGTCCCAGGGGCAGGCACTTAGTGTATTTACTAGAGCCCATCATTTAACTAAAGATTCAAAGTATATAAATGCAGGGCAGAGAGTACTTAAATATCTTTTAACGCCTGTTTCAGAAGGCGGTGTTATGGATAATCTAGGTGCTTTAGATAAAAGTCTTGAAGATAAGATATTTTTTCAGCAATATGTAGGAAAAACGTCTACTTACACATTAAACGGGTATATATTTACATTGATAGGTTTATATGATTGGAGCAGTGTACACTGTCCCCAAAATATATACTATTCTAACGTGGCTAAAAGATATTGGAATAAAGGACTTCTAAGCTTAAAATATATACTGCCTTATTATGATATAGGTAACTTCACATCCTATGATTTATATCACATTATAAAAAATGGACCTCCTAGCAGTTCTGACTTTTATCACTGTATTCACATTGAAGAAATGAATGTACTTTATAATATTACAGGGGATGAATATTATAAAGATATAAGAAATATGTGGATGTCTTATGTTAAAAATTAG
- a CDS encoding GGDEF domain-containing protein: MIPFIMKDKGYIPVDFQNFAILISAINGGFLCSFITGVVISFFSIVFGLMSYETLIMSITILSISCGIISKCSLQKTKKWLCMIISSLILHFLFMNIVSSTAKINNTIYKAFIIYSILTITFGFIIYYLCEYINQSSLLFLKFKEDSCRDFLTGLNNVRNFNNLFNDLSKRAVERKERLSLIMIDIDWFKKINDTYGHPSGDEVLKQIALILKTVCRSFDIISRNGGEEFSILLIDCPNRQAIEIGEQIRKAIEKHEFILSTGKKINISVSIGVTTYPDIVNNVKQIIESADIALYEAKHTGRNKVIPYY, encoded by the coding sequence TTGATACCTTTTATTATGAAAGATAAAGGTTACATACCGGTAGATTTTCAAAATTTTGCTATACTTATTTCAGCAATAAATGGCGGCTTCTTATGTTCATTTATTACAGGGGTAGTAATTTCTTTTTTTTCAATAGTATTTGGGTTAATGAGTTATGAAACATTAATTATGTCCATTACAATATTAAGTATTAGTTGTGGGATTATTTCTAAATGCAGTTTACAGAAAACAAAAAAATGGCTATGCATGATTATCAGCAGCTTGATTTTACATTTCCTTTTTATGAATATAGTATCGTCAACTGCAAAAATCAATAATACAATTTACAAAGCATTCATTATATATTCAATTTTAACAATTACATTTGGATTTATAATATATTATCTTTGCGAGTATATAAATCAATCAAGTTTGTTGTTTTTGAAGTTTAAGGAAGATTCCTGCAGAGACTTTTTAACTGGGCTTAATAATGTTAGAAATTTCAACAACTTGTTTAACGATTTATCTAAAAGGGCAGTTGAAAGAAAAGAAAGGCTTTCACTTATTATGATAGATATTGATTGGTTTAAAAAAATTAATGATACATATGGTCATCCTTCAGGGGATGAAGTGCTAAAACAAATTGCTTTAATACTCAAAACAGTATGCAGATCTTTTGATATAATTTCAAGAAACGGTGGGGAAGAGTTTTCAATATTATTAATAGACTGTCCTAATAGACAAGCTATAGAAATTGGTGAACAAATAAGGAAAGCAATAGAAAAGCATGAGTTTATACTATCCACAGGTAAAAAAATTAATATTTCTGTATCTATTGGGGTTACAACTTATCCTGATATTGTAAATAATGTTAAGCAAATCATAGAAAGTGCAGATATCGCTCTATATGAAGCAAAGCATACAGGTAGAAATAAGGTAATTCCATATTATTGA
- a CDS encoding tyrosine-type recombinase/integrase: MERKGDRKVKYLTQEEVKDLFKAIINLDSTHAVRDLAIFRVAYRCGLRASEIGLIKLEDYNASKGAIYCKRLKGSYNNTIRLDVKTKNALDTYIHESKLSSNSEFLFKSQRGKPISRQTLDYMMKKYCSYANIYDKSKYHFHSIKHTTAVHLAESDMDIKELQWWLGHKSVTNTEIYFQFTTKQQEKMYSKLEAKSEMV; the protein is encoded by the coding sequence ATGGAAAGAAAAGGTGACAGGAAAGTAAAATATCTTACCCAAGAAGAAGTAAAAGATCTTTTTAAAGCCATTATTAATTTAGATAGTACACATGCAGTTAGAGATTTAGCAATTTTTAGAGTTGCTTATAGGTGTGGTTTGAGAGCTTCAGAAATTGGTTTAATTAAATTGGAAGATTATAATGCTTCCAAAGGTGCAATTTACTGCAAAAGATTAAAGGGCAGTTACAATAATACTATAAGACTTGATGTTAAAACTAAAAATGCATTAGATACGTATATACATGAAAGCAAATTATCATCTAATTCTGAATTTTTATTTAAAAGCCAAAGAGGGAAACCAATTTCCAGACAAACTCTTGATTATATGATGAAAAAATATTGTTCCTATGCCAATATTTATGATAAAAGTAAATATCATTTTCATTCTATAAAGCATACTACAGCAGTTCATTTAGCAGAATCTGACATGGATATAAAAGAATTACAATGGTGGCTTGGGCATAAATCTGTTACAAATACAGAAATATATTTTCAATTTACAACAAAACAGCAGGAAAAGATGTATTCCAAGCTTGAGGCAAAAAGTGAAATGGTTTAA
- a CDS encoding GNAT family N-acetyltransferase: MIRLLQEEDIEIVCKIVNDNWRSVYDGYVNEQLLNDNGCFNRKKRLKADFLSGRLSNYVYECDGHIAAILSIGDTVDNDKIGAFEVWRIYISEAYQNQGIGSQLLNFTEQQAFKCGYKEIVIWAFKGNSRAISFYKKHGYIKDKEEYFGEPYLTYAVRFNKNLNK; encoded by the coding sequence ATGATACGTTTGCTTCAGGAAGAAGATATAGAAATTGTTTGTAAAATTGTCAATGATAATTGGAGGTCTGTATATGATGGCTATGTAAATGAACAATTGCTCAATGATAATGGTTGTTTTAATAGGAAAAAGAGATTGAAAGCAGATTTCTTATCTGGTAGATTATCAAACTATGTTTATGAATGTGATGGGCATATTGCAGCAATATTATCTATTGGAGATACAGTTGACAACGATAAAATAGGAGCTTTTGAAGTTTGGCGTATTTATATTTCCGAGGCTTATCAAAATCAAGGAATTGGAAGTCAATTACTTAACTTTACAGAGCAGCAGGCGTTTAAATGTGGTTATAAAGAAATTGTAATATGGGCTTTTAAGGGAAATAGTAGAGCTATTTCATTTTATAAAAAACATGGATATATAAAAGATAAAGAAGAATATTTTGGAGAGCCATATTTAACGTATGCTGTTAGATTTAATAAAAACTTAAATAAGTAA